In Leptospira perdikensis, the genomic window GTTTCACTTCCTTCCGTCCGGTCGACTGTATCTCGCCATTTTGCATAGGCAATCATCAAAGTTTTGGTTTCTTCATACCTAAACATAGTAACAAAAGGATCGTTCTCAATTCTAAAAAACGCAATCGAAAATTCCCAACGTACGAAGTTTGTTTCCGTCTAATCCTCGTGAAGTCCCTATACTTAACCTCCTTTTTGGTTCTATTCACTTTGTCCTGTTTTGCGGACGGTAGTGTTCGCAAATCCCACCACACAGAAAACGGATTCAAAAATCCAAACCCTAACTTTGAAACCAAAGGTTTTTGGAATGTAATCGTTTGGCAATTCCAAAGGTTCCAGTTGCCTAATAGTTTGGATCCGGCTGATTATCCTCCCTTTCCTGTTGTCGGGAATGATGGATTGCAACTCAAAGCCAATACCTCCCAACTTTCGGTGACTTGGATTGGTCATGCAACTACCCTCGTTCAAATCGATGGAGTGAATATCCTAACAGATCCTATTTGGAGCGAAAGGTGTTCGCCTATCAGTTTCATTGGCCCCAAACGTTACACTCCTCCAGGAATCAAAATAGAAGATCTTCCTAAGATTGATATTGTGATTCTATCGCATAATCATTATGATCATACGGACTTACCAACACTCCGACAATTAGAAGAGAAATTCCATCCACTGGTTCTGACAGGACTTGGTAACAAGAAATTATTGTTAGGTGAAGGAATGAAAAATGTAAAGGAAATGGATTGGTGGGATGAAACAAAAACGAAAGATTTAACCATCACTTTCACTCCAACCCAACACTTTAGTGGGAGGGGTTTACTCGATCGGAATGAAACTCTCTGGGGAAGTTACTTCATTTCAGGAAAAAAAGAGAAAGTTTACTTCGGGGGTGACACCGGCTATTATAGCCATTTTCGTGAAATTTCAGAACGATTGGGACCTATTGATGTGGCGATTTTGCCTGTGGGAGCAACGGAACCTCGCTGGATGATGCAACCCGTACACGTGGATCCAAAAGAAACGGTTCAGGCTTTTGTTGATTTGAAGGCCAAGTATTTGGTTCCTATGCACTATATGACCTTTGTTCTCTCGGATGAGGCTTTGGATTCTCCTGTGCCCCGCACCAAAGAGGAGCTAAAACGATCGGGAATCTCCGAAGGACAATTTGTTCCTTTAAAAATTGGAGAATCTCGGTTTTTTTAGTTCCACGAGGTTTCGATTTTAGGTAAGCTGTCCTAAAAAAAATAGGATGGTGAGCATGTTGAAGAAGCTTCTCACAACGATAGTATTCCTTGTTTGTTTGTCAGTGACAACAGCAGGTTTATTTGCGGAAGACCCGACTCCGGTTCCGACGCCAACAACCACTCAGGAAGAAACAGGACATTCGTCACATGGCGAATCAGTACATCAGGAATTGCCGTATTGGTCGGTTTTACCTTTTGTTGCCATTTTACTTTCTATCGCAATCTTGCCGGTTGCCTCTCACAAAACTTCTCATTGGTGGGAAGACAATAATAACAAATTGATCCTTGCTGTGGGACTTGGAGCCATTTCTTTTGTGGTTCTCCTCATTTATGGTTACAGCCATAATATCGTTCACACAGTTTTCTTCGATTATATTCCTTTCATCATTTTACTCGGATCTTTGTTTTATATTTCCGGTGGGATTGTGATCAAGGGAGACATTCATGCAACACCACTGAACAACACATTGTATTTGTTAATTGGTGCGGGTCTTGCTTCCTTTATTGGAACCACTGGTGCATCTATGTTACTGATCCGTCCTTTGTTAAAAACAAATAGCGAAAGAAAACATGTGGTTCACACCGTTGTATTTTTTATTTTCCTTGTTTCCAACATTGGTGGATCCTTAACACCGCTTGGTGATCCTCCACTATTTCTTGGTTATTTGAAAGGTGTTCCTTTCACTTGGACATTCAAACTTCTACCTGAAATGTTGTTTGCTTCTGTGATTTTACTCGTTGTTTATTTTGTTTGGGATACCCTTGCTTACAAAAAAGAAACGAAGAAAGATCTTAAAAAAGACGATAAACTGGCAACTCCATTCGCCATTGGTGGTCAAGTGAACTTCATTTGGTTACTAGGTGTGATTTTGGCTGTTGCTTTTTTGAACAGTAACTACATCCCACAAATCAATGAAACTCCTACACTTGGATTTATCCGGGAAGCAGTATTACTTGTACTCATTGGTCTTTCTAAGTTAACTTCCAAAGAAGAAAATCGTAAGTTTAATAACTTTACCCTTCATCCAATCCAAGAAGTGGCATATCTCTTCATTGGAATTTTCATTACAATGATCCCTGCTCTCGTGTTACTCGAAGCACACGGTAAGGAACTTGGAATCACAGAGAATTGGCAATTTTTCTGGGCAACTGGGGCTTTCTCTTCAGTTCTCGACAACGCGCCAACGTACCTCACCTTTGGTTCGTTAGCTTCTGGACTCCTTACTCCTGCGGGAGCGGCAGCTCCTCTTACCCTCGGTCAGTTCATTGGAAACGTCCAAGCGGAAGAAATTCTAAAAGCCATTTCCGTAGGTGCGGTGTTTATGGGTGCGAATACTTATATTGGTAACGCTCCTAACTTTATGGTGAAGTCTGTTGCAGAAGAAAACAAAGTAAAGATGCCATCTTTTGGTGGATACTTAGCATATTCTATGGGAATCTTAGTTCCTGTGTTTATCCTAATCACTTTCGTGTTCTTCGTTTAAACTGATTCAATGGACCGGGGAGTTCTCCCCGGTTTTTCCCCGCACAACAGTCACAGAGCAATTACATCATAATTACAACGAATTTAAGTTTTCCTCGAATCATCATCTGAATCATTTTATCATTCAACTGCCGATGATGGTTTTTATTCTATCTGGCATCTGTATTTGAGTTTTCGCCAGCGCCTATTTGCAATTTATAGAATGGAGTTTAGGTTTTGGTTCGAGGTGATTTTAAAAGACTAAGTCTGGACTTTGCATCCAGACTTGAAATGGTAGGAAATGGTTCTAGGGGGAACCTATTTCTTTTCTTGTAACGATTCCAATTTATTGAGTCCAAATCCAAGAACCAGTCCAAAAATAAGGGCTGCGAGTGGGATTTGTGTTTCTGCAAAATCTTTAGGCAAAACATTCTTAGCCGTTGCAATTTGAATGTCTCGTTTCACTTCTCCTGACCTACCTACAATCGTTTGACCATTGGCATAGTCTTTGAAAGGCCAAAGGATAAAGAAAGATCCTAAGATAAGACCAAGTAAAAATGTCATTGTATGGGATTTGTATTTTTTAAATAACCATTTTACAAAATGAGTAAAAATCAGAAGTCCGAGTAAACAACCAATTCCAAATGCTGCAAGGAAAATAATGGAACTTGGTTCGAGGATTGTGGAAAGTTTTCCAATCACGATCTGATATTCACCTAACACGAGCATGATGTAGGAACCGGAGATCCCAGGTAGGATCATGGCAGATATAGCAATAGCTCCTGTAAGAAAAGCAATGAGTGGATTTTCGGAACCTGTTGTATCTCCCATAAAGAAACTAGGAAGAATTGTGAGTAAAATTCCAGGAACTAAAAATAACCATACAACCAAGCTATGTTTTTCGATGAGTTTGTAAGGAACCGCAAGAGAAGGAAAGATCAGTCCAATAAAAAGAGCCAGTGTGGCTTGCGGGTGGTTTTGTAATAAAAACTGAATGAGTTTGGCACCAGAAATTACGGATAACAACAAACCAATTCCAAGAAATACTAGGAACCAAAAATCAATCCGTTTCATTTCCTCTGCAAAACGATTTCTTACATCTTCTTTCCAGAAACCAACCAATAAAGCTAATGATGTTTTGATGGTGTTTAAGTTTAGGGAAGTGATGGCAGTGATCAACCTGTCATAAAGTCCGAGGATGAGTGCAAAAGTCCCTCCGGAAACACCGGGGATGAGGTTGGCAATCCCGATGAGAAAGCCATTGAGAAGGCAGAATAAAATTTCTTTTTTCGATAGAGGCATAAAGGAAAGAATGGGAGTGCAAAGACTTTATGCAAGGTTTTTTCTAGGTATCAAAGTCCAAAGAATTCCATAACTCATTGATGCAAAAAGGAATAAAAAGGTAAAGGTCAGGATATTAGAAACTTCATAAGTTTTTAATACAAAATGGATGCAGACAATGATGAGGTTTAAGATAGAGAAAATACTCAAAGATCCTATTTTTCCTAACTTAGTTTCTGTGATACGTTGGAAAAGATGTTCTCTGTGTGCCGAGAACAAATGTTTTTTTTGAAAGAATCGTTTGATTAAAGTAAAAACCCCATCCAGCCAAAAATATGGAAACAGATAAAAGTAGGATGTAATGTCCCAAATTTCAAAATTTGACCTGTCCCATTTTCCGACAAACAAAGGTAATACCATAACAAAAAAACCTAAGGCAAGTGATCCACTGTCACCCATAAACAATTTTGCTTTTGGGAAATTATAAAATATAAATCCAAACATAGAAACGAACAATATGACGTATAAACTGTAACCGTAGTTACCAATTGTATAAAAGTGGGGAGAAACTAAACTTAAGGAAAAGAAAGAGATAAAAAGAGTGGTAACTAAATACCAATCCATTCCATCCATAAAGTTGACTAGGTTCACAGCAAATACGATAAAAATTGTGAGAATGAACACCTGGATTGGTTTGGGAACTGCAATTCCTTCTAAAAAAAGAATCTCAGGACTTACCCAGATCAAAAAAAGAGCAACTACGGCCAGTTCTAAAAATAAACGCAGTCTGGGACTTAAGTGGTATAAATCATCTATAAACCCGAGAACACAAAATAGAAAAATACCAGCTAACAAAAGATAGATGTCTATTCTTTGGAACGGTTCTATAGGTAGGGGAAAAGACCCTCCTATTTGCGGGTAAAAAAGGAGACCAAGGAGAACGGTAAGGAACAAGGGAATGAAGAACATCCCCCCAGACTTTTTGGTGACCACATCGTGGAGGCTTCTTTCATTTGGCACATCTTTGACGCCAAAACGGGAATAGACATAGAATGTATGCAAAATCAGGCTGAGAATCGCAAGAATGGCAATCATAAGCGGTAAAAAAGAGACCATTTTCGCAAAGTTTATCGGTACGGGGTCTTTTGGCAGTTTTTTATTGCAAAAATCCGTCCCTCTTCGATGTTTAATTTATGTTTCAGGGCGTTTATACCGCGGTCATCACCCCTTTCCGCCAGGGGAAAATCGATTACGATAGTTATTTTAAAATCCTAGAAAACCAAATCCGTTCGGGCGTGGCGGGTGTGGTTCCTTGTGGGACAACGGGGGAATCTCCCACTCTTTCTTATGAGGAACATAAGGAACTCATCCAAAAGACGGTTCAGGTGGTTGCCGGGAAGATTCAAGTCATTGCAGGTACTGGTTCTAATTCTACCAAAGAGGCGATTGAACTAACTGAATCTGCTTGTAACGACGGAGTCGATGGAATTTTATCTGTGAACCCGTATTATAACAAACCCACTCAAGAGGGGATGTTCCGTCATTTTACAGAGATTGCCAATGTATCCTCTAAACCAGTGATGTTGTATAACATTCCTGGAAGAACCAACGTGAATTTATTACCGGAAACGGTAGCAAGACTTGCGGCCCATCCCAAAATTGCAGCAATCAAAGAAGCAACTGGTGACTTAGGGCAAATGGCAAAGGTCATTGCGATATCACCGTCTGACTTTGGTTTGTTGTCAGGTGATGATAACTTAACCTTACCTGTTTTATCAATTGGTGGTAGGGGAGTTGTTTCTGTAGTATCCAATCTTTTCCCACGTGCTTGTGTGGATATGGTTTCCCTGTATTTACGTGGCGACCTTGAAGCATCCAAAAAGATTTATTATAAACTCCTTCCGGTGTTTATCAATGCATTTATCGAAACCAATCCCATCCCTATCAAAGCTGCTATGAGTTGGTTTGGATATTGCGAAAATGAACTTCGTCTTCCAATGACTGCTTTGTCTGAAGGTTCTCCCGCTGATGCTTTCAAAAAAACAGTATTCCAATTGAAAGAGGAAGGCATTGTCTAAGATAAAAGTTGGTGTCATAGGTGCTGGCGGAAGGATGGGAAAGGCCATCATCCAAGTGCTTTCCCTATCCAAAAAATCAGAGTTAAGTGCTGCTGTTGTCAGAGAAGGTGCCGTTTATGCAGGATTTGATTCGGGAAACCATGCTGGAATCAAAGAGACGGGAATTTTACTTTCTACCGACTTACAGAAAGCATGTGAATCTTCAGATGTTCTGATTGATTTTAGCACTCATACTGGATTTGAATCCATTTTAAATGCTGCATTATCGAACAGGAAACCTTTGGTGATTGGCACAACGGGGCTTACTGATTCCGATAAAGCTCTCATTCATTCAGCAGCAACATCCATTCCTATTGTGTTTTCACCCAATATGTCTGTTGGTGTGAATCTGTTATTTAAGTTAACAGAGATCGCAGCAAAGGTGTTAGATGAAGATTTTGATGTAGAAGTTTTGGATATCCACCATCGCCATAAAAAAGATGCACCTTCCGGAACGGCCATGTATTTAAAAGAAGTTCTTTTGAATGCGACCAAACGTACGGAAAGTAATGTCATTTATGGTCGCCATGGAATGTATCCAGAACGAGATCAAAAAGAAATTGCCATGCATACGATGAGAGCTGGTGAAGTAGTTGGCGAACATACCGTATATTTTTTAAGTTCAGAAGAACGAATCGAAATTACTCATAAGGCTCAGGATCGCAAAACATTTGCAACTGGTGCGGTAAAAGCTGCCGAGTTTTTACACGGAAAGTCCAAAGGACTCTATAATATGTTCGATGTGTTAGGA contains:
- a CDS encoding MBL fold metallo-hydrolase, encoding MSCFADGSVRKSHHTENGFKNPNPNFETKGFWNVIVWQFQRFQLPNSLDPADYPPFPVVGNDGLQLKANTSQLSVTWIGHATTLVQIDGVNILTDPIWSERCSPISFIGPKRYTPPGIKIEDLPKIDIVILSHNHYDHTDLPTLRQLEEKFHPLVLTGLGNKKLLLGEGMKNVKEMDWWDETKTKDLTITFTPTQHFSGRGLLDRNETLWGSYFISGKKEKVYFGGDTGYYSHFREISERLGPIDVAILPVGATEPRWMMQPVHVDPKETVQAFVDLKAKYLVPMHYMTFVLSDEALDSPVPRTKEELKRSGISEGQFVPLKIGESRFF
- a CDS encoding sodium:proton antiporter, which codes for MKKLLTTIVFLVCLSVTTAGLFAEDPTPVPTPTTTQEETGHSSHGESVHQELPYWSVLPFVAILLSIAILPVASHKTSHWWEDNNNKLILAVGLGAISFVVLLIYGYSHNIVHTVFFDYIPFIILLGSLFYISGGIVIKGDIHATPLNNTLYLLIGAGLASFIGTTGASMLLIRPLLKTNSERKHVVHTVVFFIFLVSNIGGSLTPLGDPPLFLGYLKGVPFTWTFKLLPEMLFASVILLVVYFVWDTLAYKKETKKDLKKDDKLATPFAIGGQVNFIWLLGVILAVAFLNSNYIPQINETPTLGFIREAVLLVLIGLSKLTSKEENRKFNNFTLHPIQEVAYLFIGIFITMIPALVLLEAHGKELGITENWQFFWATGAFSSVLDNAPTYLTFGSLASGLLTPAGAAAPLTLGQFIGNVQAEEILKAISVGAVFMGANTYIGNAPNFMVKSVAEENKVKMPSFGGYLAYSMGILVPVFILITFVFFV
- a CDS encoding DUF368 domain-containing protein, yielding MPLSKKEILFCLLNGFLIGIANLIPGVSGGTFALILGLYDRLITAITSLNLNTIKTSLALLVGFWKEDVRNRFAEEMKRIDFWFLVFLGIGLLLSVISGAKLIQFLLQNHPQATLALFIGLIFPSLAVPYKLIEKHSLVVWLFLVPGILLTILPSFFMGDTTGSENPLIAFLTGAIAISAMILPGISGSYIMLVLGEYQIVIGKLSTILEPSSIIFLAAFGIGCLLGLLIFTHFVKWLFKKYKSHTMTFLLGLILGSFFILWPFKDYANGQTIVGRSGEVKRDIQIATAKNVLPKDFAETQIPLAALIFGLVLGFGLNKLESLQEKK
- a CDS encoding sugar phosphotransferase, which encodes MVSFLPLMIAILAILSLILHTFYVYSRFGVKDVPNERSLHDVVTKKSGGMFFIPLFLTVLLGLLFYPQIGGSFPLPIEPFQRIDIYLLLAGIFLFCVLGFIDDLYHLSPRLRLFLELAVVALFLIWVSPEILFLEGIAVPKPIQVFILTIFIVFAVNLVNFMDGMDWYLVTTLFISFFSLSLVSPHFYTIGNYGYSLYVILFVSMFGFIFYNFPKAKLFMGDSGSLALGFFVMVLPLFVGKWDRSNFEIWDITSYFYLFPYFWLDGVFTLIKRFFQKKHLFSAHREHLFQRITETKLGKIGSLSIFSILNLIIVCIHFVLKTYEVSNILTFTFLFLFASMSYGILWTLIPRKNLA
- the dapA gene encoding 4-hydroxy-tetrahydrodipicolinate synthase, whose product is MFQGVYTAVITPFRQGKIDYDSYFKILENQIRSGVAGVVPCGTTGESPTLSYEEHKELIQKTVQVVAGKIQVIAGTGSNSTKEAIELTESACNDGVDGILSVNPYYNKPTQEGMFRHFTEIANVSSKPVMLYNIPGRTNVNLLPETVARLAAHPKIAAIKEATGDLGQMAKVIAISPSDFGLLSGDDNLTLPVLSIGGRGVVSVVSNLFPRACVDMVSLYLRGDLEASKKIYYKLLPVFINAFIETNPIPIKAAMSWFGYCENELRLPMTALSEGSPADAFKKTVFQLKEEGIV
- the dapB gene encoding 4-hydroxy-tetrahydrodipicolinate reductase, which codes for MSKIKVGVIGAGGRMGKAIIQVLSLSKKSELSAAVVREGAVYAGFDSGNHAGIKETGILLSTDLQKACESSDVLIDFSTHTGFESILNAALSNRKPLVIGTTGLTDSDKALIHSAATSIPIVFSPNMSVGVNLLFKLTEIAAKVLDEDFDVEVLDIHHRHKKDAPSGTAMYLKEVLLNATKRTESNVIYGRHGMYPERDQKEIAMHTMRAGEVVGEHTVYFLSSEERIEITHKAQDRKTFATGAVKAAEFLHGKSKGLYNMFDVLGI